The DNA segment ATgtgtcacacactcactgaccaGGTGACGTCAGCGATGTCTGTTCGGGTTCAGGGCTTAGGCCTTCGGGGGGGTCACTGGGattgtgtctctgtcacttcctgctgtcACTCAACAGGAAGTGtctctgtcacttcctgctgtcACTCAACATCATGGCCCCTCACTCCTGTCTTGTCTGTATTCCAGAGGTCAACCATCCTGGGCCACATCTGGACCAGTGAGGACATCTGGCCCCCCAGCGTGTGTCGGGACTTCATCGTGGAGTGGGCCGCTGTATTAGAGAAGAGAGTGCAGGTATGAAACAGGTGTCACGTGACTTTTCCTACGGCAGCATCACCGCGGCATGTTGGTGTTTAAACGTCTGTTTGTGGTTCAGCCGAGGATCGTCTCGTCCGAACACCAGTACGAGAGGCCGGAGAAGAAGGACTGGAGGGGGCACCTCCTCTGCATGCTGGAGGCGGGGGGGGAGTGCGAAATGGGACCCCACAAACGAGTCATCATGGACTGGACACGGGAGATGAAGAGCAGACCTCAGGTGAGTGTagacaggtggaggtgaggaggCTGCTGGGCGATTAGACTCTGACCCAGTTCCCTCCTGGTCCTGATAAAGATGATTAACATAAACCTTTGACAGTCATCCCATCATACTCGTAATGTCCTGGAGCTTTATAAACCTCACaccaccctcccccctcccctccccctccagccCAGCGTGTGGCCGGGCGAGCCGGTGCTCATGATGCTGGACGACCTGGAGTTCCAGTGGAAGAGGGGCCGTCTCCCCAACCTGCTGCCCGCCATGGAGCTGGTCATCCTGGTCGTGCTGAACGCTGACAGCCCTGTGAAGGTCTGGAAGTCTGATCAGATCGTTTTATTAAAACCTTAAAGGACTGAAAACATGATCGGCTCAGTAAAGAGTGTAGAgcatcatgtctgtgtcatgtctgtatgatgtatatatatataatgtatatgtgaTGGATGTATATACGCTACACGACGTCCAGATAATTCCCTTTATCTGATCGCTCCACTCACCTTGGCCTTGGTCTTTATGTTTccatggtttttgtgtgtgtgtgtgtgtgtgtgtgtgtgtgtgtgtaggaggatGTGACTAAGCAGTGGCTGGTGAGGAAGCAGAGGTGTCAGAGGAGCGGTGAGTGGATCATCATCTCGTTAACGTAGCGAGTGTGAACTGTTGTAGACTgtaacagagtgtgtgtgtgatactgaTCATTATTGATCTGTGATCAGAGGACAGGAGGTGTTgatctgactctctctctctctctctctctctctctctctctctctctctcagacgcTGCTCGTTACATCCCCCACAGTGGTGAGTGGACACCTGAACACTGCTCACCTGATCTTTATTACATcacagtgtaacacacacacacagggtcgTATGCGATGTCACTCTTTACACTTTATTCAGACGTATTCAGACTCGAccattgattattttatttatcaatcaATGACATCAAACATCCAGAGATGTTTAAAAAGTTCACTGATTTCATCACTTTATAAAGTTCATGTGTTGAACAGACTGAGctgctctcacacagacacattcagtaTCACCTGAGATAAAACCTCAGGATTCACTCTGGTTTAAACTGGTCTGGTCTGGACTGGATTGAACTGGAGTGGACTGGTatggtctgatctgatctggtcCGGTCCGGTGTGGTCTAATCTGGTCTGAACTAGTCTGGTCCGGTCCGGACTGGACTGGAAAGGTCTGGTCTAATGTGACTGGACCAGTCTGGTCTGGTTGGAccataaaagacaaaacaatgagctgataGAAGCTGAACCTGAGTGAAGCTGGTGGGATCTGTATCAGGTGTGTcagggtcacatgacctcagtgatttgatttattattgataTAAATATTGATCACAGCATCTCCTCTTTCTCTACAGTGTGGAACTGGATCTGTGAAGCCGCAGGTATgaaccctcctctctctccttcatcacCCTGGTACCTGACTCTGTGTAACCCTCCTGTCCTGGTCTGACTCCACAGACGACGTCAGTCTGGATCCGGACTCGGCCAACCCAGACCTGCTCATCTCCGCTGATGAGAAGCGGATGCGGTGCGGCCTGGAGCGCCGGGACGCCCCGCGGTGCCAGAGACGCTTTGACGGCTGGTGGTGCGCCGCGGCCCAGGAGGGCTACGCCTCCGGACGTCActactgggaggtggaggtgggcgAGCGGGACTGGCGACTGGGAGCGGTGAAGGCGTCGGCCGTGAGGCAGGGCTTCCGCTCGCTCAACACAGACACGGGTTACCTGACCCTGCGTCTGGAGAGGGGCTCAGACCTGAAGGCCCTGACGGTTCCCGCCACCCCGCTGTCACAGAGCCTGGTGCCCAGGAAGGTGGGGGTGTTCCTGGACTATGAGCAGGGCCAGCTGTCCTTCTACGACGTGGAGAAGCGCTCTCACCTGTACACCTTCAACGAGAAGTTCACAGAGGAACTGATCCCCGTGTTCGGGACTGTGGAGGTGGTCAAAGACCTGGTGATCAGGCCTGCAGACCTCAGACAGCCGTGCCTCTGCCCGGGGCCCTGCCTCTGGAACTGAACCGTCTGAGACCCTGGTCCTCTCTGGTCCTCAGTCTGTTTGTATTCTGCTCAGTTCTGTAGTGAATCTGAATCCTGTTCTGGTTCTGAACCACAAGTCTCTCTGGAGAGGGGGGGCATGGGGGTGGGGCTTGGGAGCTTGTGAGATCAGGAACCAGAACCACCATCGTTCTGCATCACAGCCTCTGTGACTCTGCCTTCAATGGAGacgttttatgttttgtttttcactgtccaatcagattcagacgtttcagaaacatttttcttttcggGTCAGAAACATGAGTCACATGGTTTTCATGACATCACGATTTGATcacgtttttattacttatagATGAAAACTAACTTCAGTCGTGTGATAGAAGCAtgaagcagagagcagctgatggGGGGGTCAGCTGATGGGGGGGGCTCAGCTGATGTGGGGGTCTCAGCTGATGGGGGGGCTCAGCTGATGGGAGGGGTCACTTtcagctgcaggtcagacagACGGGCTGATGCATGTCTTTGCTTCTTTGTCTCGAGCTTCATGAAAACATGTGTCAGGCATGAGCTTCTTTCTGCAgctgtgttcttcttcttctgttgtttttttctcccaaacatcaataaatgaaCCGTGAACGCTCCTCTGGTCGTCAGTGGTGACACATCATTCAGACACAAATTCATTACAGAACGTTTTAATGTCAGATCTTTAATTAAACAACAGACAGATGAGATCAACTGTTTAAAGTGATACACGTGGATCTGATCTACATGAAGATTTACTGTGTCTGCTTCTGGTGAAAAGTTGATCCAActctaaaaatatgttttacaaaaacatcaacaacatcaggCCGAGATAAACTGAAGCAAATACAATCTTTCTGTCCTTACACACCACTTCTCTCAAACATCTCCTCgttaaaatgtaaagaaacacaTGAAGGTGAAGCAGTGTTGACCACACCGTCTGAAATATAAAACCATGTTACATCATGATCATGTCAGAAGGAAAACATGAATCAACAAGCACAAACCTGTGTCTGCAGAAACCTCTGTGTTTGGTATTAAATCCACCGTCAGTCTGCTTcaataaaaaccataaaaagttaaatatacTTGGAAAAACTTAAATATACAAATCTATGAACAAGAGTCCAGAATACTTGACTGTGATTCTCCTGGTCTCAGACTGGATCAGAACGCACCAGGTAAAACTCAGACTGACGGTTCAGTCACAACACGGGCTGAAATTTagtgaaaactttatttatacagctcTTTTCTTAACAAGTGGACAAGGTCACTTTGGATTAATGAGCCACAGTCAGTTTACTGATCTACAGTCAGATTACTGGACCATAGTCAGATTACACAGTCAGTTTAAAGCCCTGGTGTGTGTGATCAGACCTGAACCATAGAGGGAGTTTTACACTAGATGAGGATGAAGGTGGAGAAACGAGTGAAAACATGAGAAGCAACAGTGACAGTAATGGAAACATTAAATGAACCTGGTCTGTGGAAGACACACAGTTTGTAACAGACATGAAGGAActctcttctcctttgtttactgctcacacacacataaaataaacactgagtgtgtgagagaatcTCAGATATGATCATGTTGGACATTTAGTTAAATAAGATCTTATGACTCGTAGAACATCTTCTTGGTGACAGTCGTCCCGCCCATGACGCTCCTCTGAACCACCTCCTTGGTGATCTGACGAGTCAGCATGCCGCTggtctctgtgtgctgtgtggtCATCATCATCCCGTCTGTCAGAGAAAGACAGCAGCTCATTCATCAGTCAATAACTCTTATTTACAGCAGAACAGAGCTCACGCTAAAACCGTGTCTGTACCTGAGAAGTAGGGGTCGTTGAGCATGGTGTGTGAGACGTTGGTCCGTGTGCTGACTTCTGTCGGCAGGTGGAAGACATCCCTCGTCGTCATTGATTGGCTGTTGAACTGAGACAGTGCACCTGCAGAGGgtgaggagggaaaagacaTGCAGATTTTAATCCTGGAGTCCTGACCTCATactgcagctcagagctgaCTGGTCTGACACGTCagtcacaggaagtgatgaactGAAATTCATCTCACCTCCATCCTGAGACTCGATGGTGATGATGCCCTCCCGCTCTGGACCAAAGCCTTGTGTGGTCCGAGCCTGGACTTTGAACTTGTAGGGGACGTTCTCAGTCAGGTTTGGGACGGTCAGACTGGTCTCAGCGCTGTCGCCGTTCACCTGGAAGGAACGCACGTCACCTGGAAACAACAGAGGatcagaaaaacacaagttcaCAACCGAGAGTGAAGAGGGGACAGGTGAAGTGAGGGTGTCGTCTTACACAAAAATAACTACAAAGCAGAAGACTCACCTCCACCGTGCAGCTGTTCACAGGTGACCACGTAGCCCAGGATGTCTCCGTTGGGTTTGCGAGGTTTCTCccagctgagctgcagagagtcGGGACTCAGAGCCGTGAAGACCAGGGGCCCTGGAGCACTGGGGGTGCTCAGAGTGAAGGGAGATCCTGCAGCGACAGAGGAGAGCTCAGACACTGAcggacactgacactgactgataaaGTCACGGTCTCTGTGGGTTACTGGACCAGTACCTGGCATGGGGCTGAGGGGGCTCTTGGGGTCGACAGCAGACTCGATGGTGATGAcgccctctctctctggacCCCAGCCCTCCTGGCTCTGAGCCTTCACCTTGAACAGGTAGGAGTGATTGGGCAGCAGGTCCTGGATGATCACAGAGTTCTCTGCTGGGTTCGTCACGTTGATGCGCTTCATGTCGCCTTCAGGAGAAGACACGGGTCGGTCAGCATCAACAGGAAACactcaaaaatgaatttaaaaacaatttgagAATGCACCTAACCAAGACTAACCCAAACTtaactaaaaaaacaaagcaaactaacccaaactaaactaaacttaacAACCCAAACTAAACTACACTAAACTAACACAAACTAAACGAACTCAAACTGAACTAAACGAAACAACCCAAACTAAACTACACTAAACTAACACAAACTAAATTAACTCAAACTGAACTAATTTGAACAAAACTAAACCGAACTAAACTAGActgaactaaactaaaccaaacttACCAAAACTAACCCAAACTGaactaaacaaaccaaactaaactgaactaaacaacataaaccaaCCCAAACTAACCCAAACTAAACTACACTAAACtaacacaaactaaacaaactcaaactgaaCTAATTTGAGCTAAACTAACcctaactaaactaaactaacccAAACTAACCTAAactaacacaaacaaaactacactaaacaaactcaaactaaaCTAACCTAAACTAGCAGCAGTTTTACCAGGTCTGGTTCAGTAAACGGTCCGTCAGGGTTCACTAACCTCCGTTGAGCAGCTGGTACAGGACACAGTAGCCCTGGATGTCCTTCTCACACTGGGGCTCCTGCCAGCTGACTTTGAGGGCCGTGGGGCCCAGAGCAGAAAACACCAGTCTGCTGGGGGTGTCAGGGACACCGGGGGACAGTCGAGCGTCTGGTGGGTGACAGAGAGACCAGAGTGAGAActgcactgtatgtatgtaGTATGAGTATGATCAGTGTTAGTATGTTGTGTATCTGTTGAGAGTGCGAGGTTTAAGAAAGACGgggagagactgagacagagtgTTACTCCTTGTTTTGATTGTTATTCTTTTACACAGACATCATTTACTTTAACTGATGAGTGATGAATATGAACCTTTTACTTTCTCGTCTGTTACGGTCAGATCACTGATCATCAGCTCATGATGCTGTTGTTAGTAGAGACTGATGGGAAATCTCTTCCTGTCCTTGTGGTCCGGTAGAGAAGGGTGACCAGATGTCCCTGTTTTCCGGGGACAGTCCCTGTTTTTGGTGTCCTGTCCCCAGCTGGAGCTGTCCCCGGAAATGTCCCCGTTTTCAACCATGAAT comes from the Seriola aureovittata isolate HTS-2021-v1 ecotype China chromosome 21, ASM2101889v1, whole genome shotgun sequence genome and includes:
- the zgc:194990 gene encoding butyrophilin subfamily 1 member A1; protein product: MMKDCLQFLIEPAKKLKIRLKESRKQVRLEKKVPLVESQLFIMELARELNKICQRSTILGHIWTSEDIWPPSVCRDFIVEWAAVLEKRVQPRIVSSEHQYERPEKKDWRGHLLCMLEAGGECEMGPHKRVIMDWTREMKSRPQPSVWPGEPVLMMLDDLEFQWKRGRLPNLLPAMELVILVVLNADSPVKEDVTKQWLVRKQRCQRSDAARYIPHSVWNWICEAADDVSLDPDSANPDLLISADEKRMRCGLERRDAPRCQRRFDGWWCAAAQEGYASGRHYWEVEVGERDWRLGAVKASAVRQGFRSLNTDTGYLTLRLERGSDLKALTVPATPLSQSLVPRKVGVFLDYEQGQLSFYDVEKRSHLYTFNEKFTEELIPVFGTVEVVKDLVIRPADLRQPCLCPGPCLWN